CGCGGCGCGTGCTCGACACCGCCGCGATCCGGTGCCCGGACCGGGCGGAGAGCCCGGCAGTCGTCGACGTTCCCGAGGAGATCAACGATGAACTCTTCACCCTCCCGCCGCGGGCGCCTCGCCCGGCGGTCGCTGACCGCCCTCGTGGCGACCGCGCTCACGGCGGCGGCGAGCCTCGTCGCCCTCGCCCCACCGGCCCTCGCCGCCACCAGCCAGTTCCGCGGCATGAACTGGGCCGTGCTGGGCGACAACTTCAGCACCGGCACGCTCGTCGTGCAGGGCCTGAACCAGTCCGACAGCAACGCGACGGTGCGGGCCAAGGCCAACGCCCTCTACGACGACATGGCCGCCACCCTGGGCGTCAACACCGTCCGGCTGCCCGTCAACACCCACACCGTGGCCAACACGAGCTGGTGGAACGCCTACCGCGGCGCCATCGACGCCGCCACCGAGCGCGGGTTCAAGGTCATCCTCGCCTACTGGGAGGACGGCGCGGCCTCCGGCGGCCGGATCACCAACCTCGCCGCGTGGCACGCGATGTGGTCCAGCGTGATCAGCGCCTACGGCTCGAACGGCAACGTCTACTTCGAACCGATGAACGAGCCGCACGGCTACTCGTCGGCGGACTGGCGCAACGTCGCCGCGAACTGGCTCGGCCAGCACACGGCCGCGGCGCCGAGCCGGGTGCTGATCGGCGGCACGGGCTTCAGCCAGGACCTGCGGGACGTCTGCAACGACAGCCGCTTCAACTCGACGCTGCTGTCGTTCCACCACTACGCCTTCTTCTACAGCCCGATGACCTACGACGCCTTCCGCAGCCACATCCAGGAGCGACTGGGCAACTGCGCCTCCCGCGCGGTCGCGACCGAGTTCGGCGCGCCGATGTCCACCGGCTTGAACTACGGCGACGCGAACAGCACCGACAACTTCGTGCGCCACATCCGCGCCATGGCCCAGGTCATGCGGGACAACCGGATGGGCGGCACCTACTGGCCGGCGCTCGGCGGCAAGCCGGGCACCATCGGCTACGACTGGTACTCGATGTACGCGCTGAGCGGCAGCGGCACCAACCTCGACCTGACCGTCCGCAACGCCTCCGGCGCCGACCGGATCCGGTACGCCTGGGGCGACGGCTCCACGACCCCGCCGGGCACGTACTACCGGCTCGACGCGCGCCACAGCGGCAAGGCCATGGACGTCCAACAGCCGAACACCGACAATGGCGCGCGCGTCGGCCAGTACACCTACGGCGGCAACGCGTGGCAGCAGTGGCAGTTCGAGGACGCCGGCAGCGGCTACTGGCGCATCGTCAGCCGCCACAGCGGGAAGTGCCTCGACGTGGTGAGCGCGTCGACCGCCGACGGCGCCGAGCTGATCCAGTACACCTGCGGGACCGGCACCAACCAGCAGTTCCAGCTGGTCGCCGACGGCGGCTACTTCCAGCTCCGGGCGCGGCACAGCGGCAAGTGCGTGGACGTGCCCGCCGCGTCGACCGCGGACGGCGCGGTCCTCAAGCAGTACCCGTGCAACACCGGCACCAACCAGCAGTGGTCGCGCACCACCGTGTGACGGCGGCTGATCGGCGGCAGGCCCCCGGCGCCGAGCCAGTGCTCGGCGCCGGGGGCCGAGCCGTTCCCGGACCCGCTGTGCTCCACTTCACGGGATTGCTATAGCGCTATACCTATCGTTTTGTAGGTAACTTGTACGGGTGACCGACAGCCCCCCGCCCGGCGACCCGACCATCACCGAGTTCGCCGTGGTCCTCAACGACCTGCACCGCGTGCTCGACCGGCACATGGCGCGGGACTTCCCGCACCCGAAGCCGCCGGACAACCAGCTCGCGCTGCTGCGGCTGGTCGGGGCCCGGGACGGCATCACGGTCCGCGAGGCGGCGGAGAGCCTGCTGATGCAGCCCACCAACGTCAGCATGCTGGTCTCCCAGCTCGTCGCCTCCGGGGCGCTGACCCGCGTCCAGGACAGCGGGGACCGGCGGGTCGCGCACCTGCACGTCACCCCCGAGGCGCGCCGCCGGATCGACCAGTCCAACGCCGCGATGGGCAACGTCCTCGCCGAGGGGCTGCGCCGCATGGACCCGGACCAGGCCGCCGACGTCCTGCGGGCCGTCCCGGCGCTGGCCGCGCTGCTGGGCGCCCTGTCCTGACGCGCCCGCGTCGGTCACGACCGTGAACACCGTTCGAGAGGAACACCCGTGCACGACACCCCCGTCCTGACCGGCACACCCCCGGAGGCGGGTCCGGCGCCCGGTCGGCGAAGCCCGCGCACCAACCCGTGGTGGACCCTCGTGGCCGTCGCGTTCGGCCTGTTCATGGTCGGTCTCGACGGCAGCGTCGTGGCGATCGCCAACCCCTACATCGGGCAGGACCTCGACGCCTCGCTCCCCCAGCTCCAGTGGGTGACGAACTCCTACCTGCTGGCGCTGGCCGCCGCCCTGATCCTGGGCGGCAAGCTCGGCGACCGGTTCGGCAGGCGCACCTTCTTCCTGGTCGGCCTGGTGCTCTTCACGCTGTCCTCGGTGGCCATCGCCCTGGTCGGCTCCACCGCCGGCGTCATCGCTTTCCGGGCGGTGCAGGGACTCTCCGGCGCGCTGATGATGCCGAACACGCTCGGCCTGCTGCGCGCGGTCTTCCCGCCCCGGAAGTTCGGCGCCGCGGTGGGCATCTGGGCCGCCGTCTCCTCGGTCTCCACCGCCGCCGGCCCGATCGTCGGCGGCCTGCTGGTCGAGCACGTGGGCTGGGAGTCGGTCTTCCTGATCAACGCGCCCGTCGGCGCGATCGGCCTCGTCGTCGGCCTGCTCGTGCTCCCGCGGAGCAAGGACGGCACCGGGCACCACCGGTTCGACGTACCCGGCCTGGTGCTGCTCGCCCTGGGCATGATCGCGGTCGTCTACCCGGTCGTGCAGAGCGGGAGCTGGGGCTGGGGGTCGCCCCGGACGATCGGCCTGCTGGTCCTCGGGCTGGCGCTGCTGGCCGTCTTCGCCGTCGTGGAGTCCCGGACGGCGCACCCGCTGCTGCCGATGCGCCTGTTCCGCAACCCCTCGCTGAGCGTGGCCACCGCGGTCACCGTGGTGAACTTCTTCGTGCTGCTGGGCTCGATCTTCTTCCTCATGCTGTACCTGCAGAACGTCCGCGGGTACGGGCCGGTCGAGGCCGGGGTGCTCACCCTGCCGCTCAGCCTGGCGTCGATGGTCGCCAGCCCGCTGGGCGCGGCGCTCACCGACCGGTTCGGCCCGCGCTTCTCCCTCACCCTGGGCATGCTGCTCCAGGCCGGTGCCTCGTTCGGCCTGCTCGGCCTCGGCGTCGACTCCGGCTACGCCGCGATGTGGCCCTGCTTCGTCGCCCTGGGCCTCGGCGTGGGCATGGTCATGGCCGCGTCGTCGGAGGCCATCGTCGGCAACGCCCCGGTGCGCGACGGCGGCGTCGCCGGCGGCCTGCAGGCGACCGCGCTCCAGGTCGGCGGCGCGCTGGGCACCGCCGTGCTGGTGTCGGTGCTGGGCAGCCGGGTCGGGTCGACGCTGCACGACGCCCTGCTGGGCGCCGGGGTGCCCGCCCCGCTCGCCGACGGGCTGAGCGGGGCCCGGGACGCGGTCGCGCAGGGCGTGACCCCCGTGGTGCCGGGCGTCGCCCCGGAGGTGCAGGCGGCGGTCCACCAGGGCGCGGCCCAGGCGTTCGTGTCCGGCGCGCACACGGCCGTGCTGGTCACCGGTGGCCTGTGCCTGCTCGGGGCCGCCCTGTCGGCGGCGGTCGTGCGCCGGGGCCGCGGCACCGGCGGCGGCGCGCCCGCGGCGCACTGACCCACCGCGGACGGCCGGGCCCGTCGCCCTGGAGCGGGCGGCGGGCCCGGCCCCGTGCCCGAGTCAAGATCGGTCGCCGCCGCCCCCTCGCGTAGGCTGCCGGGCGTGGCTGTCGATGGGCGCGCGGGCGGTGAGGTGCGGGTTTCCCGGATCGCGGACCTCGCCGGGGTGTCCGCCTCGACCGTGTCGAAGGTGATCCACGGGCGGCCCGGCGTCTCCGACGGCACGCGCCGGCGGATCGAGGAGCTGATCCGCGAGCACGGCTTCCAGAAGAACGAGAAGTCCGAGGCGGTCCCGATCGTCGAGGTCGTCTTCCAGTCCCTGGACAGCCTGTGGGCCCTGGAGATCATCCGCGGCGTCGAGGAGGCGGTCCGCCCGCACGGCCTCGCCGTCACGCTCACCGAGATGCAGGGCGGCCACACCCCGGAGAGCGCGTGGGCGCGGCAGATGCTGGCCCGCCGCCCGGTCGGCGTCATCGCGGTGTCCGCCGAGTTCAGCGAGGCCCAGCTGGCCCAGCTCGGCAGCCGGGCCATCCCGCTGGTCGCGCTGGACCCCACCGGTGAGCCGACCCACGCGATCCCGTCGGTGGGCGCGACGAACTGGAACGGCGGCCTGGTCGCCACCCGGCACCTGGTCGGGCTCGGGCACCGCCGCATCGCCATGGTCAACGGCCCGTCGGAGTTCCTGTGCTGCCGGGCCCGCCTCGACGGCCACCGCGCCGCCCTCGACGCGGCCGGCGTGCCGCAGGACCGCAAGCTCGTGCGGACCGCGCCGCTCTACCACGACGGCGGTCGCGACGCCGCGCGCGAGCTGCTGCGCCTGCCCGACCGCCCCACCGCCGTGTTCGCCGCCAACGACCTCCAGGCCCTCGGCGTGTACGACGCCGCCCGCGAGGCGGGGCTGCGCGTGCCGCACGACCTGAGCGTGGTCGGCTTCGACGACCTGGCGTTCACCCAGTGGGCCGATCCCCCGCTGACCACCGTGCGGCAGCCGCTGCGGCGGATGGGCGCGGAGGCCGCCGGGATGCTGCTGACCCTGGCGGCGGGCGGTGAGCCGGACAACGACCGCGTCGAGCTGCCGACGAAGCTCGTCGTCCGGGGCAGCACCGCGCCGCCGCCGTGACCGGGGATCAGCCCGCACAGGCGTAGTCCACCGGCAGCACCGCACCGCCGCCGTGACCGGGGATCAGCCCGCGCACGTGTAGTCCGCCGGCAGCGCCGTGCTGCCGTTGGGGCGCGCCGCCTGGAAGCCGAACTCGGCCGTCGCCCCCGGTGCCAGCGGGCGGGTGGCCCGCGCGGTCGCGGTCTGGCCGCTGACCGTCACCGCCGCGTTCCACGAACCGGTGATCGAGTGCCCGGACGGGAGCCCGAACGTCACCGTCCAGGTGATCGCCGACGCCCCGGTGTTGGTGACCCGCACCGGTTGCACGACGTAGCCGGTGCCCCACTGGGTCTGGGTCGTGGCGACGACCCCGCAGCCGGCCCCGCCCTGGACGGTCACCGAGACCTCCGGCGACGCCGGGGACGTGTTGCCCGCCGCGTCCCGCGCCCGCACCTGGTACCGGTAGGTGCCCGCGGCCAGGCCGCTGTCGGTGTACGTCGTGCCCGACGCCGTCGCGACCCGGGTGAACGAACCGCCGGTGGCGCGCAGGACGTCGTAGCCGGTCACGCCCACGTCGTCGGTCGACGCACCCCAGGACAGCGACACCGAACCGCCCGCGGCCGACGCGGACAGGCCCGACGGCGTGCTGGGCGCGGTCGTGTCGACGGGCGTGCCCGCCCCGGCCTTCTCCGCGGCCCACGCCGACAGCCACGCCAGCGCGGCGTTCCAGTTCAGCGCCACCTCGTTGACCGACCAGGCGTTGATGTCGTCCAGGTAGCACTTCTGGGGCTTGCAGCCCGCCAGCTGCTGCTGGGCGACCGGGTCCTGGAGGTCGGTGTTCGGGCCGCCCGCGAGGAGGCCGGCCGGCGGGTTCGGCAGCGACGCGTCGAGCTGGTTGGCCCAGAACCGGTGGTGGGAGTTGCGGGTGGCGCGCTCGCCGTAGCCGGTCACGTAGGAGTGGTTGAACGGGTTGCGGCCGAACAGGTAGTCCAGCGCCTGGTACACGCCCGCCCGGTACTTGGCCTGGCCGGTGAAGTCGTGTGCCAGGGCCAGCACGTTGGCCCCGTTGGCGACCACGCCGTTGGAACCCCAGTAGTAGCCGCTCGCCGGGGCCGGGTATGCCTGCGCCGCCGCCAGGTCGAGCAGCCGGTCGCCGTAGGCGGCGAACGCGGCGCGGGTGGCCGCCACGTCCGCGGCCGGCAGCCCGTTGGGCACCAGCGCCAGCGTCGCGTCGCCCAGGCCCGCGGTCCACCACCAGTCGAAGCCGCCCTGCTCGAACCCCCGGCCGCGGAACAGCGGCGACCCGGTCACGTCGGCGCGGTAGGTGCTCGACCCCGTCGTGGTGAACAGCTCCGCCGCGGCCCAGTAGAACTCGTCGGTCACGTTGTTGTCGACGTACGTGCCGCCGCCGTTGCCGTCGTCGGGGTCGGCGTAGCGCGTCGGGTTGGCCTTGGCCGCGGCGTAGGCGCGCTGCGCGGCGGACAGGGCGCGGGACGCGAAGTCCGCGTCGATGCCCTTCCACACCCGGGCGGCCTGCGCGGCCGCGGCCGCCAGGTTCAGCGTCGAGGCGGTCGTGACGGCCGACAGCAGGCGCGGCTGCGGGTCCTGGTCGGGGCGCATCGGCAGGCCGGTCCAGTTCTCGTCGCTGACCTTGTGCCGCACCATGCCCGCGTCCGCCCGGCCCTCGGGGACCTGCATCCTCATCAGGAACTCGACGCCCCACCGCGCCTCGTCGAGGACGTCCGGCACGCCGTTGCCGCGCTCCGGGATCGCCAGCTTCCCGTCGCCCAGGGCCGCCCGGTCCGCGCCGCTCACGTACAGGGTGCGCTCGTACTCGTTGACCAGCTGCCACGCGGCGATGCCCGTGTCCACGCCGTACTTGCCGTGGTCGCCCGCGTCGTACCAGCCGCCCGAGACGTCCGAGGTGTAGCCGCAGGACACCCGGCACGCCACCCCCTTGTCCCCCCGGTTGGGTGACACGTTGAGGTGACCGGCGGGCCGCGCGTACCGGTCGCCGACGTACTGCGCCTGGATCGGCGTGCCGCTGCGCTGGTGGTAGAAGAACGCCAGGCTGTCGTACCTCAGGCGCTTGAGCGGGTCGGCGGAGATGTCGAACGGGTTGCTGTCCGCCCCGGCCACCGACAGCACGTAGCCCGTGCCCGGGGTGTCGAACGACGAGAAGTCCGCGACGTGCGCGCTGTCGCCGGACGACGGGTCCAGGCCACGCACGCTCGTCCGCCCCGAGGCCACGGTCGCGCCCGAGGCGTTGCGCAGGGTCCACGCCAGGGGCGAGCCCGAGCCGCTGACCACGGTGGCCTGCTTCGGCAACCCCGGCACGTAGGCCACCTGGTTGACCTTCACCGCCGGCCCGGGGTCGGGAGCCGCCAGGGCGGTGGACGGCGTCAGGGCGGCGGCGACCAGCGCCAGGGCCGCCGTGACCGCCGCCCACCGCGGGCGCTGCTGATGAGTGCGCACGGGCAGATCCTCCTTTGGATCCCGCCACCCTGGACGACATCTTCTCGATCCAGAACGACAGTGTTGCGGACCGGGAGCGCTCCCAGAAGAGCACTTGCAGCTCCACATACTGTCCTAGTAGGGATGATGTGGTCAACGTTCGTTACTGATCGAGAAATTTTCGTAGGTCTGTCGACGCTTCTCGGCTTTGCCGACCCTGGCGCGGTCCAGCCAGAGCAGGGCGGCGAGTGCTCCGAGGAGGGCGATGGCGGCGCAGAGGAGGGTGCCCGCGTTCATGGCCCGGGTGAAGGCCGCGTTGGCGGCGTCGACGAGTTGCCCCGCGGAATCGGGCGGGAGGGCGGCGGCCGCGGCGTGGGCGGCGGTCAGGTCGTCGGCCGCGCCCGCGGGTGCCGCGGGCAGCGAGCCGAGCAGTTCGGCGCGGTAGGCGGCGGAGACGACCGTGCCGACGACCGCGATGCCGAGCACGCCGCCCAGCTCGCGGGCGACGCTGCTCACGGCGGAGGCCGTCGGCGCCTTCTCGCGGGGCACCGCCGCCATGCCCGCGGTGCCGGCCGGAGCCGTGACCAGGCCCATGCCGGCGCCGATGACGGCCATGACGAGGGCGAGCGGGAGGAAGGCCGTCGTGGTGGTCGCGAAGGACAGGCACAGCAGACCGGAGGCCATGGTGGCCAGTCCCCCGGCGATCGTGCGCCGGGCGCCCAAGCGGGCGACGACGCGATCGCTCGCACCGGCGGCCAGGGCCACCGCCACGGCGAACGGCAGGGCCCCCGAGCCGGCCTTGAGCGGGCTGAAGCCGCGCACCAGTTGCAGGTACTGGGTGTAGACGAACAGCAGGCCGAACAGCGCGAAGAAGGTGACCGCGAGCAGGGCGCCGGCGGCGGTGAAGGCGCGACGGGTGAACATGCGCAGGTCGACCATGGGCCATGCGGTGCGCAGCTCCCACCACGCGAACGCGACCAGGAGCACGACCGCGGCGCCGGCCTCGGCCAGTGACCACCCGGTCAGCCACCCGCGTTCGGGACCCCGCACGATCACGTCGACGAGCGCGGCGAGACCCGCCGCGCAGAGCAGCGGGCCGGGCGCGTCGAAGCGGCCGGCGGGCCGTCCGGGCAGGGCGGGGACCAGCGCCAGGGCGGCGACCAGCACGGCGGCGACCAGCGGGACGTTGACGAGGAAGACGCTGCCCCAGGCGAGGTGTTCGAGCAGCAGGCCACCGGTGACCGGGCCCAGGACGATGCCGATGCCCGCGGACGCGGACCACAGGGCGATGGCCCGGGCCCGCTCGCGGGGGCCGAACAGCGCGACGATGACCGACAGGGTCGCGGGCATCACGAACGCCGCGCCCACGCCCATCACCGCGCGCCAGGCGATGAGCTGGCCGGCGGAACCGGCCGCGGCGGCGGCCGCCGAGCCGACGGCCAGCACGACGAGGCCGCCGACCAGGGCCCGGCGCAGGCCGAAGCGGGCGCCCAGGCCGCCCGCGGGGATCAGCAGCGAGGCGAAGGCGAGCGTGTAGGCGTTGTTGATCCACTGCAGGTCGGCGGTGGAGGCGGTCAAGGCGTCGGCGAGCGCGGGCAGGGCGGTGTTGAGCACCGTGTTGTCGAGGGTGGTGACCACGAGCGCCGCGCAGAGCACGGCCAGCGCGGGCCAGCGCCCCGGGTGTCCCGCGTCCGGGTCGGTCAGGTCTTCCGTGCGCACGTCCACATCGTCCTAACGGTCGTAAGCTTACAGGCGTTAAGTTTGCCCGGCGAGACGCTACGACAGTCGGCTAACACCTGTAAAGTCAGGGCCGTGACGAAGGCACCCGCGACGGGCGACGGCCCCTCGACGCCGTCCCGCCCGCGCAACCGCAGGGGCGAGGGACCCAGGCTGCGCGAGGACATCGTCCGGGCCGCGACCGCGCTGATCGTGCGCGCCGGCACCGACCAGGCCCTCACCCTGCGCTCGGTGGCCAGGGAGGTCGGCATCTCGGCGCCGTCGATCTACGCCCACTTCACCGACCGGGAGGCCATCGTGGAAGCGGTGGTCCTCGAAGCGATCACCCAGCTCCACGAGGCGGTCGGGACGGCCGTCACCGCCCACGGCGACCCGGTCGAGGGGCTGCTGGCCGGCTGTGCCGCCTACGTCGACTTCGGCACCCGCGAACCCGCCCGCTACCGGGTCCTCTTCGACTGGTCCCGCCCCAAGCCCGACACCGCCCGCGCCGACGACCCGGGGCTGGACGCCTTCCGCGTCCTCGTCGACAACCTCGAAGCCTGCGTGCGCGCCGGGCGCTCGACCAGCACCGACCCGTTCGCCGACGCGGTCGCGCTGTGGACCGCCCTGCACGGCCGCGTCCTGCTCCGCGCGAGCCTGCCGGACTTCCCCTGGCCGGCGGCCGACACGCTGGAGCGGACGGTCCTCTCCCTCGGGCGCATCACGTCGGCGGCCCAGAGGCAATGCCGGTGACTTGGGGCCGCCCGCAGGTCGGCGGCGAACGCCCTGGACTGGACCGGGTGGTCCCCCTCGGGTGGAGCCGCCGCGCCCCGGGGTCGGTGAACCGGCGGTGGACGAAGCCGGCCAGGTGGCAGAGGTGGTCGCGGTGGCGGAGCTGTTCGACCGCACCGAGACCGAGTACGGGGCGTTGACGTCGTGGTCGACTCCGCTGGCCGCCTCGCCCCGTCCCCATCGCCGAGCGAACCACCTAGCCGTACGTCGAGAGCTACGGAGAACGCGCCCGCCCGACCACGGTCGTGCTCGTCGACGAGGTCGAGGACGGGTCCGACCGGAGGAGGTCGGGTGCGGGGCCGACGAGCCGGTGGCACCGGCGTCGTGGAACGGCCCCGACCCGACCTCTCGCGCCTTCAGCCCGCCGCCCGCTTCACCAGCGCGCCGATCCGCTCCTCGTCCGCCGCGGTCAGCGTGGTCAGCGCGAAGGCGGTCGGCCACACGGTGCCCTCGTCGAGCCGGGCCCCGTCGTTGAAGCCGAGCGTCGCGTACCTGGCCTTGAACTTGGCCGCGCTCTGGAAGAAGCAGACGACCTTGCCGTCCCTGGCGTAGGCGGGCATCCCGTACCAGAGCTTCGGCGCCAGCTCCGGCGCGTTGGCCGTGACGATGGCGTGGACCCGCTCGGCCAGGACCCGGTCCGGCTCCGCCATCTCGGCGATCTTCGCGAGCACGTCGGCCTCGCCGTCCGCCTTGGCGGCGCGCGAGCCGCGGCGCGCGGTCCGCTTGAGGTCCTGCGCGTGCTCCTTCATCGCGGCCCGCTCCTCGTCGGTGAAGCCGTCGAACTTCCCACCGACCGGGGTGGTGCTGCGCGTGCTGCCCATGTCCGGGTCTCCCCACTTCCGACGATCCAGTCAGCGGCACGGCTCGTGCCGTTCCGCTGGCCGGAAGCGTCGTCGATCAAGACCCACTTGTCAACACGGCACGTGCCGTGCCGGTAAGGTGGGCCCATGCCCGACTCCCGCGCCACCCGCAGCGACGAGCGAACCGGAACGATCCTGCGCGCCGCGCTGGAGCTGGCCCGGGAGGTCGGCTACGCCAAGCTCAGCATCGAGGCGGTCGCGGCCCGGGCCGGCGTCGGGAAGCACACCGTCTACCGCCGCTGGTCCTCCCGGGGCCTGCTGTTCCTCGACGCGGTCCTCAGCCTGGACACCGGTGGCCTGGCCCACCGCGACACCGGCGACGTGGTGGCCGACGTCCGGGAGGTGATGGTCAAGGCCGTCGACCTGCTGGGCCGGCCGCCGTGGGGTCCGCTGTACCAGGACCTCGTCGGCGAGGCGCAGCACGACCCCGAGGTCGCCGCCGCGCTCAACCGGCGCTTCATCGAGCCGCAGACCGCCGACACGCTGGCCCGCCTGCGCAGCGCCAAGGAGCAGGGGCAGCTCGCCCCCGACTTCGACCTGGACCTGGCGTTCGACATCCTGTCGGGCCCGCTGTACTTCCGGCTGCTGATCACGCAGGAACCGCTGACGCACGACTACATCGACCGGCTGATCCGGGCCCTGTTCGCCGGGATGAGCCCCCGGCCGGACAACGCGGCGGCGAACGGCTCGCGCTGACGAGGTCCCCGGCGGCGGCACGACGCCGTCGTCCCGCCGCCGGGTGGCGCCTCCGGCTCAGCGGGTGGCCAACCCCGGGAGCACGACGTCCACGTTGAAGTTCTGCCGCAGCGGGAGCGACGAGATGACCTCGTGCAGCTCGTGGTACGGGTCCAGCGGTGGCGGCGGGGGCGGCGGCCGGCGCAGCCACCACCAGATGAGCCAGAACCACCGGTCGAGC
This portion of the Saccharothrix syringae genome encodes:
- a CDS encoding RICIN domain-containing protein — protein: MNSSPSRRGRLARRSLTALVATALTAAASLVALAPPALAATSQFRGMNWAVLGDNFSTGTLVVQGLNQSDSNATVRAKANALYDDMAATLGVNTVRLPVNTHTVANTSWWNAYRGAIDAATERGFKVILAYWEDGAASGGRITNLAAWHAMWSSVISAYGSNGNVYFEPMNEPHGYSSADWRNVAANWLGQHTAAAPSRVLIGGTGFSQDLRDVCNDSRFNSTLLSFHHYAFFYSPMTYDAFRSHIQERLGNCASRAVATEFGAPMSTGLNYGDANSTDNFVRHIRAMAQVMRDNRMGGTYWPALGGKPGTIGYDWYSMYALSGSGTNLDLTVRNASGADRIRYAWGDGSTTPPGTYYRLDARHSGKAMDVQQPNTDNGARVGQYTYGGNAWQQWQFEDAGSGYWRIVSRHSGKCLDVVSASTADGAELIQYTCGTGTNQQFQLVADGGYFQLRARHSGKCVDVPAASTADGAVLKQYPCNTGTNQQWSRTTV
- a CDS encoding MarR family winged helix-turn-helix transcriptional regulator yields the protein MTDSPPPGDPTITEFAVVLNDLHRVLDRHMARDFPHPKPPDNQLALLRLVGARDGITVREAAESLLMQPTNVSMLVSQLVASGALTRVQDSGDRRVAHLHVTPEARRRIDQSNAAMGNVLAEGLRRMDPDQAADVLRAVPALAALLGALS
- a CDS encoding MFS transporter, producing MHDTPVLTGTPPEAGPAPGRRSPRTNPWWTLVAVAFGLFMVGLDGSVVAIANPYIGQDLDASLPQLQWVTNSYLLALAAALILGGKLGDRFGRRTFFLVGLVLFTLSSVAIALVGSTAGVIAFRAVQGLSGALMMPNTLGLLRAVFPPRKFGAAVGIWAAVSSVSTAAGPIVGGLLVEHVGWESVFLINAPVGAIGLVVGLLVLPRSKDGTGHHRFDVPGLVLLALGMIAVVYPVVQSGSWGWGSPRTIGLLVLGLALLAVFAVVESRTAHPLLPMRLFRNPSLSVATAVTVVNFFVLLGSIFFLMLYLQNVRGYGPVEAGVLTLPLSLASMVASPLGAALTDRFGPRFSLTLGMLLQAGASFGLLGLGVDSGYAAMWPCFVALGLGVGMVMAASSEAIVGNAPVRDGGVAGGLQATALQVGGALGTAVLVSVLGSRVGSTLHDALLGAGVPAPLADGLSGARDAVAQGVTPVVPGVAPEVQAAVHQGAAQAFVSGAHTAVLVTGGLCLLGAALSAAVVRRGRGTGGGAPAAH
- a CDS encoding LacI family DNA-binding transcriptional regulator: MAVDGRAGGEVRVSRIADLAGVSASTVSKVIHGRPGVSDGTRRRIEELIREHGFQKNEKSEAVPIVEVVFQSLDSLWALEIIRGVEEAVRPHGLAVTLTEMQGGHTPESAWARQMLARRPVGVIAVSAEFSEAQLAQLGSRAIPLVALDPTGEPTHAIPSVGATNWNGGLVATRHLVGLGHRRIAMVNGPSEFLCCRARLDGHRAALDAAGVPQDRKLVRTAPLYHDGGRDAARELLRLPDRPTAVFAANDLQALGVYDAAREAGLRVPHDLSVVGFDDLAFTQWADPPLTTVRQPLRRMGAEAAGMLLTLAAGGEPDNDRVELPTKLVVRGSTAPPP
- a CDS encoding glycoside hydrolase family 9 protein, whose protein sequence is MRTHQQRPRWAAVTAALALVAAALTPSTALAAPDPGPAVKVNQVAYVPGLPKQATVVSGSGSPLAWTLRNASGATVASGRTSVRGLDPSSGDSAHVADFSSFDTPGTGYVLSVAGADSNPFDISADPLKRLRYDSLAFFYHQRSGTPIQAQYVGDRYARPAGHLNVSPNRGDKGVACRVSCGYTSDVSGGWYDAGDHGKYGVDTGIAAWQLVNEYERTLYVSGADRAALGDGKLAIPERGNGVPDVLDEARWGVEFLMRMQVPEGRADAGMVRHKVSDENWTGLPMRPDQDPQPRLLSAVTTASTLNLAAAAAQAARVWKGIDADFASRALSAAQRAYAAAKANPTRYADPDDGNGGGTYVDNNVTDEFYWAAAELFTTTGSSTYRADVTGSPLFRGRGFEQGGFDWWWTAGLGDATLALVPNGLPAADVAATRAAFAAYGDRLLDLAAAQAYPAPASGYYWGSNGVVANGANVLALAHDFTGQAKYRAGVYQALDYLFGRNPFNHSYVTGYGERATRNSHHRFWANQLDASLPNPPAGLLAGGPNTDLQDPVAQQQLAGCKPQKCYLDDINAWSVNEVALNWNAALAWLSAWAAEKAGAGTPVDTTAPSTPSGLSASAAGGSVSLSWGASTDDVGVTGYDVLRATGGSFTRVATASGTTYTDSGLAAGTYRYQVRARDAAGNTSPASPEVSVTVQGGAGCGVVATTQTQWGTGYVVQPVRVTNTGASAITWTVTFGLPSGHSITGSWNAAVTVSGQTATARATRPLAPGATAEFGFQAARPNGSTALPADYTCAG
- a CDS encoding MFS transporter; translation: MRTEDLTDPDAGHPGRWPALAVLCAALVVTTLDNTVLNTALPALADALTASTADLQWINNAYTLAFASLLIPAGGLGARFGLRRALVGGLVVLAVGSAAAAAAGSAGQLIAWRAVMGVGAAFVMPATLSVIVALFGPRERARAIALWSASAGIGIVLGPVTGGLLLEHLAWGSVFLVNVPLVAAVLVAALALVPALPGRPAGRFDAPGPLLCAAGLAALVDVIVRGPERGWLTGWSLAEAGAAVVLLVAFAWWELRTAWPMVDLRMFTRRAFTAAGALLAVTFFALFGLLFVYTQYLQLVRGFSPLKAGSGALPFAVAVALAAGASDRVVARLGARRTIAGGLATMASGLLCLSFATTTTAFLPLALVMAVIGAGMGLVTAPAGTAGMAAVPREKAPTASAVSSVARELGGVLGIAVVGTVVSAAYRAELLGSLPAAPAGAADDLTAAHAAAAALPPDSAGQLVDAANAAFTRAMNAGTLLCAAIALLGALAALLWLDRARVGKAEKRRQTYENFSISNER
- a CDS encoding TetR/AcrR family transcriptional regulator, whose translation is MTKAPATGDGPSTPSRPRNRRGEGPRLREDIVRAATALIVRAGTDQALTLRSVAREVGISAPSIYAHFTDREAIVEAVVLEAITQLHEAVGTAVTAHGDPVEGLLAGCAAYVDFGTREPARYRVLFDWSRPKPDTARADDPGLDAFRVLVDNLEACVRAGRSTSTDPFADAVALWTALHGRVLLRASLPDFPWPAADTLERTVLSLGRITSAAQRQCR
- a CDS encoding iron chaperone; the encoded protein is MGSTRSTTPVGGKFDGFTDEERAAMKEHAQDLKRTARRGSRAAKADGEADVLAKIAEMAEPDRVLAERVHAIVTANAPELAPKLWYGMPAYARDGKVVCFFQSAAKFKARYATLGFNDGARLDEGTVWPTAFALTTLTAADEERIGALVKRAAG
- a CDS encoding TetR/AcrR family transcriptional regulator — encoded protein: MPDSRATRSDERTGTILRAALELAREVGYAKLSIEAVAARAGVGKHTVYRRWSSRGLLFLDAVLSLDTGGLAHRDTGDVVADVREVMVKAVDLLGRPPWGPLYQDLVGEAQHDPEVAAALNRRFIEPQTADTLARLRSAKEQGQLAPDFDLDLAFDILSGPLYFRLLITQEPLTHDYIDRLIRALFAGMSPRPDNAAANGSR